Proteins encoded within one genomic window of Thioploca ingrica:
- a CDS encoding ATPase, giving the protein MKLPHHPTFTCIYESANTLVYRLFKHQAKKPLIFKVLRKDYPTVEELKRYQHEYKILRHLNAIGIIKAYGLKKYQNTLVLILEDFGGESLKQWLAITPLTINQFLPIALQITESLEQIHVAQVIHKDINPSNIIINRETKQLKIIDFNISTYFPIRNPAGVNPNPLEGTLAYISPEQTGRINQLVDYRTDLYSLGITFYELLTGQVPFDYPDPLELIHCHLAKIPTPLHQINPAIPPIIANIIMKLMAKNVEQRYQSAAGVKADLAKCLQQLESFGTLDRFQFDLASDDFSAQFEIPQRFYGREPEQQALLHAFERTVQGNSELLLIAGYPGVGKSALVHEMSQAITEKRGHFISGKFQQYQQNVPYSAVSATFNQFCHDLLSENLEQLTYWRQTLLSAVGNNGQILIEVIPALEAIIGKQPAVAQIKPIQTQNRFNLVFQRLVRSLAQASHPLVLFIDDWQWADVASLELLSNLMTDKESHYLLIIAAYRDNEINASHPLMITVEKLQIAQVIINTILVSNFSIAEVNALIADTLKSAPTSTLRLTQVVYDKTQGNAFFTQVFLTALYEQGLLHFNWQTRHWQWDIDKITAQDFTDNVVALLVDKITRLPPDTQTVLKLAACIGNPFKLQTLSWIYYPDELLTTFVHLWKAIAMGLISVVQGSLPVSRYRDHELLQSEFKFQHDRVQQAAYSLMTDTDKLSIHLQIGRWLRANTPITALDSTLFEIVNHLNKGQKLITDPAEQIQLAQLNLLAGRKAQLSTAYQHAVDYFRVGIALLEPQGWEMQYELTLALSLAAAEVAYLSGRFDQMESLITVVWQQAKTLLDKIKVYEIKIQANMVQNQPQAAIRIARQALKWLGINLPTKPSQLTIQLNLMTTRLRLIGKSIADLTELPEVTDARIRAMMRLLSMSLSAAYFHAPELLPIIVLKLVNLSIKYGNIQESTCGYAIYGLILGGIAEDFERGLQFGQLAVNLIERFQAKSLKTSLAAVLVSIKCWKNHMKETLDPLRVAYQNGLENGNLEYAGYTALQYLLYSFCTGQDLAKLEQEIISLNKIMTQVKQATALHYQKLFLQIILVLRDNTENSRFFSDELTDEQSPQLFQLANDKIIMFLLHFNKLVLCYLFGKYQQAVYYAIFLENYLDHIIDTPHFSLFRFYDSLVHLAIYGEVSKSEQWRILKKVTANQQKISKWAYHAPMNFLHKFYLVEAEYYRVRGQNAKAMDLYDRAITLAKENQYLHEEALASELAAQFYLAQDKAKIAEIYLRDAHYSYSQWGAKAKVADLEMKYAPFFEKRTFSATASSVTTTITSTSHLANTLDLASVLKASQTLASEINLKQLLDKLMTIVIENAGAQRGLLIKESVAGETQWLVEAVGTIDKAGTVELQTVEPPATISFPITLINSIAHTKTSIVLPDAQYKMRFIHDPYIVKHQVKSMLGIPLLNQGRLIRILYLENALIANAFTPARLAVLNLLSSQLAISIENSSLYNQLEQKVAERTDELQQEILERQRAEKSAQVANQAKTIFLANMSHELRSPLNTILGFTQLMTLNSNLSVEQRENLDIIHRSGEHLFTLINDILDLAKIEAGRATLNETRFNLQQLLSEVEKTFQLRANDKQLQLWFKLQPNLPHYVQTDELKLRQVLINLLNNAIKFTPVGSIIVRVGSNILDNSLSRVEKKLTSQICFEIKDSGIGMSDEELDTLFKTFVQTQAGIKTKEGAGLGLAISQKLVQLMGGEIEVSSEIGKGTLFKFSITVQELEESHLANSTVTRRVIALEPGQPHYRILIVDDNKFNRQLLVKRLNPLGFELQEAMNGLEALEIVPRFQPHLIWMDLQMPVMDGYEATKRIKASTQGATTVIIAITASVLEKEQAQALAAGCDDFVGKPFQEKAIFDMMNKYLGVRYVYKESDIITKPPSVITLTPATLANLPTDWKKAVNAAAERADAALILKLVAQIQDEHADLAKSIVALVENFEFEQLISLTNLSSTEEQP; this is encoded by the coding sequence ATGAAATTGCCCCATCACCCTACTTTCACCTGCATTTATGAAAGTGCTAATACCTTAGTTTATCGCTTATTTAAACACCAAGCGAAGAAACCGCTTATCTTTAAAGTATTAAGAAAAGATTATCCTACTGTAGAAGAATTGAAACGTTATCAGCACGAATATAAAATTCTCCGTCATTTGAATGCGATTGGCATTATTAAAGCCTATGGCTTAAAAAAATATCAAAATACCTTAGTTCTTATTTTAGAAGATTTTGGTGGCGAGTCATTAAAACAATGGCTAGCAATAACGCCCCTGACCATTAACCAATTCTTACCCATTGCTCTCCAAATTACCGAGAGTTTAGAGCAAATTCATGTTGCTCAAGTCATTCATAAAGATATTAATCCGAGTAATATCATTATTAATCGTGAAACCAAGCAATTAAAGATCATCGACTTTAATATTTCAACTTACTTCCCCATTAGGAATCCCGCTGGCGTCAATCCCAACCCGCTAGAGGGGACACTGGCTTATATTTCCCCAGAACAAACGGGACGAATTAATCAACTGGTGGATTACCGCACGGATTTATATTCACTGGGGATTACTTTTTATGAATTATTAACCGGACAAGTGCCCTTTGACTATCCCGATCCCTTGGAATTAATCCATTGTCACCTAGCCAAAATACCGACACCCCTTCATCAAATCAATCCGGCTATTCCGCCAATCATTGCCAATATCATCATGAAATTAATGGCAAAAAATGTCGAGCAGCGTTATCAGTCGGCTGCTGGGGTGAAGGCTGATTTAGCTAAATGTCTTCAACAGCTAGAATCGTTTGGAACACTAGACCGTTTCCAGTTTGACTTAGCCTCAGATGATTTCTCCGCACAATTTGAAATTCCTCAACGGTTTTATGGACGTGAACCGGAGCAGCAAGCTTTACTACACGCTTTTGAACGCACAGTTCAAGGTAACAGTGAATTATTATTGATTGCGGGTTATCCCGGTGTTGGTAAATCAGCATTAGTACATGAAATGAGTCAAGCTATTACGGAGAAACGGGGTCACTTTATATCGGGTAAATTTCAACAATATCAGCAAAATGTTCCTTATTCCGCTGTTAGTGCCACTTTTAATCAATTTTGTCATGATTTACTCAGTGAAAACCTTGAGCAATTAACTTATTGGCGACAAACCCTGCTCAGTGCGGTGGGCAATAATGGCCAAATCTTAATTGAAGTTATTCCGGCTTTAGAAGCAATTATTGGCAAACAACCCGCTGTGGCTCAGATAAAACCGATTCAAACCCAAAACCGGTTCAATTTAGTTTTTCAACGGTTGGTTCGAAGCTTGGCTCAAGCCAGTCATCCTCTCGTGTTATTCATTGATGATTGGCAGTGGGCTGATGTCGCTTCTTTAGAACTGCTTTCTAACCTGATGACTGATAAAGAAAGCCACTATTTGTTAATCATCGCCGCTTACCGCGATAACGAAATCAATGCCAGTCACCCGTTGATGATAACGGTGGAAAAACTTCAAATTGCTCAAGTGATTATCAATACAATTTTAGTATCCAATTTTTCTATTGCTGAGGTCAATGCACTGATTGCCGATACGCTAAAATCTGCACCCACTTCAACCCTTCGATTAACTCAGGTAGTTTATGATAAAACTCAAGGCAATGCTTTTTTTACCCAAGTGTTCTTAACCGCGTTGTATGAACAAGGCTTACTCCACTTTAATTGGCAAACTCGTCACTGGCAATGGGATATTGACAAAATAACGGCTCAAGATTTCACCGATAATGTCGTGGCGCTATTGGTGGATAAAATAACCCGCTTGCCACCGGATACTCAAACTGTTTTGAAATTAGCCGCTTGCATAGGTAACCCCTTTAAGCTACAAACCCTCTCTTGGATTTATTATCCAGATGAACTCCTCACTACTTTTGTTCATTTATGGAAAGCGATAGCGATGGGTTTAATCTCGGTAGTTCAAGGGTCATTACCGGTAAGCCGTTATCGGGATCATGAGCTACTGCAGAGTGAATTTAAATTTCAACATGATCGAGTTCAACAAGCGGCTTATTCCTTAATGACTGATACCGATAAGTTGAGTATTCATCTGCAAATTGGACGTTGGTTACGGGCTAATACACCCATAACAGCGTTGGACTCAACCCTGTTTGAGATAGTCAATCACTTAAATAAAGGGCAAAAATTAATAACGGATCCGGCTGAACAAATCCAGTTGGCGCAATTAAACCTATTGGCCGGAAGAAAAGCTCAGCTTTCAACGGCCTATCAACATGCTGTTGACTATTTTAGGGTGGGTATAGCACTCCTGGAACCCCAGGGTTGGGAGATGCAATATGAACTAACCTTGGCACTGAGTTTAGCAGCGGCTGAAGTAGCTTATCTGAGTGGTCGTTTTGACCAAATGGAATCATTGATTACCGTTGTCTGGCAACAAGCCAAAACGTTATTAGATAAAATAAAAGTCTATGAAATCAAGATTCAAGCTAATATGGTGCAAAACCAACCTCAAGCAGCGATTAGAATAGCGCGACAAGCATTAAAGTGGTTAGGAATAAACTTGCCCACCAAACCCAGTCAATTAACGATACAACTTAACCTGATGACAACACGGCTGCGGCTGATAGGAAAATCGATTGCAGACTTAACCGAACTACCTGAAGTCACCGATGCGCGGATTCGGGCTATGATGCGTCTGCTTTCCATGAGCCTGTCTGCCGCTTATTTTCATGCCCCAGAGTTATTACCCATTATTGTACTTAAACTCGTTAATTTATCAATCAAATATGGCAATATCCAAGAATCCACTTGCGGATATGCTATTTATGGACTGATTCTAGGCGGGATTGCTGAAGATTTTGAGCGTGGTTTGCAATTTGGTCAACTTGCGGTCAATTTAATCGAACGATTTCAAGCTAAATCCCTAAAAACAAGTTTAGCGGCCGTTCTCGTCAGCATAAAATGCTGGAAAAATCATATGAAAGAAACCCTCGATCCGCTCAGAGTAGCTTATCAAAATGGCTTAGAAAACGGCAATTTAGAATATGCTGGCTACACAGCGTTACAATATCTACTGTATTCTTTCTGTACCGGTCAGGATCTCGCTAAACTAGAGCAAGAAATTATTTCACTTAATAAAATCATGACTCAAGTCAAGCAAGCAACGGCACTCCATTATCAAAAGCTATTTCTCCAAATTATTTTAGTTCTCCGAGATAACACCGAAAATTCACGTTTTTTCAGTGATGAGTTAACTGATGAGCAATCGCCACAGCTATTTCAACTGGCTAATGATAAAATCATAATGTTTCTCTTACACTTTAATAAATTAGTCCTGTGTTATCTGTTTGGGAAATATCAGCAAGCCGTCTACTATGCCATTTTCCTAGAGAATTATTTAGACCATATTATAGACACGCCCCATTTTTCCTTGTTTCGTTTTTATGATTCTCTGGTGCATTTAGCCATCTATGGGGAGGTTTCTAAATCTGAACAATGGCGCATTCTCAAGAAAGTAACGGCTAATCAGCAGAAAATATCCAAATGGGCATATCACGCCCCGATGAACTTTTTGCACAAATTTTACCTCGTTGAAGCAGAATACTATCGAGTACGGGGTCAAAATGCCAAAGCGATGGATTTATACGATCGCGCCATCACTTTGGCGAAAGAGAATCAATACCTTCATGAAGAAGCTTTAGCAAGTGAACTCGCTGCCCAATTTTATTTAGCTCAAGATAAGGCCAAAATTGCTGAAATTTATCTACGCGACGCGCATTACAGCTACTCACAGTGGGGTGCTAAGGCTAAAGTGGCAGATTTAGAAATGAAGTACGCGCCATTTTTTGAAAAGCGGACGTTTTCCGCAACGGCTTCTTCCGTCACGACGACTATCACCTCAACCAGTCACTTAGCCAACACCTTGGATTTAGCCAGTGTACTTAAAGCTTCACAAACGCTAGCTAGTGAAATTAATTTAAAACAACTACTCGATAAGTTGATGACCATTGTCATTGAAAATGCTGGCGCACAACGTGGATTGCTTATTAAAGAGTCGGTGGCCGGTGAAACTCAATGGCTGGTTGAAGCGGTGGGAACGATAGATAAAGCCGGCACAGTCGAATTACAAACGGTAGAACCACCAGCGACCATTTCTTTTCCTATCACCCTGATCAACTCTATTGCTCATACCAAAACCAGTATCGTTTTGCCAGATGCGCAATATAAAATGCGATTTATCCATGACCCTTATATCGTTAAGCATCAAGTTAAATCCATGCTGGGAATCCCACTGCTTAATCAAGGGCGATTAATCCGCATTTTGTATTTAGAAAATGCTCTGATAGCGAATGCTTTTACCCCAGCAAGATTAGCAGTCCTGAATTTATTGTCCTCACAACTGGCTATCTCTATTGAAAATTCCTCTTTATACAATCAATTAGAGCAGAAAGTGGCCGAACGGACTGATGAACTACAACAAGAAATCCTGGAACGCCAACGGGCTGAAAAATCGGCTCAAGTAGCTAATCAAGCCAAAACGATTTTTCTGGCTAACATGAGTCATGAATTACGCAGTCCGCTTAATACGATTCTAGGCTTTACCCAACTCATGACTCTGAACAGTAACTTATCAGTCGAGCAACGGGAGAATCTTGATATCATTCATCGGAGTGGTGAACACTTATTTACTCTGATCAACGATATACTAGACCTCGCTAAAATTGAAGCCGGACGTGCTACCTTAAACGAAACCCGTTTTAATCTCCAACAATTATTATCAGAAGTGGAAAAAACATTTCAATTGCGGGCTAATGATAAACAGTTACAGTTGTGGTTCAAACTGCAACCTAATTTACCCCACTATGTGCAAACTGATGAACTGAAATTACGGCAGGTGTTAATCAATCTTCTCAATAATGCCATCAAGTTTACGCCAGTCGGCAGCATTATAGTGCGCGTTGGTTCCAATATCCTTGATAATTCTCTCTCCAGAGTAGAAAAGAAACTGACCTCCCAAATCTGTTTCGAGATTAAAGATAGTGGAATCGGTATGAGTGATGAGGAATTAGATACGCTTTTCAAAACCTTTGTACAAACTCAAGCCGGGATTAAAACCAAAGAAGGCGCTGGGTTAGGACTGGCGATTAGCCAAAAATTGGTTCAGTTGATGGGTGGAGAGATAGAGGTTAGTAGTGAGATAGGAAAAGGAACACTGTTTAAATTTTCAATAACAGTCCAAGAATTGGAAGAAAGTCATTTAGCTAATTCAACCGTAACACGTCGAGTAATTGCATTAGAGCCGGGGCAACCTCATTATCGAATTCTAATTGTTGATGATAATAAGTTTAATCGCCAATTGTTAGTAAAACGACTCAATCCCTTGGGGTTTGAACTGCAAGAAGCCATGAATGGCTTGGAAGCCCTTGAAATAGTGCCTCGCTTTCAACCGCATTTAATCTGGATGGACTTGCAAATGCCCGTCATGGATGGTTAT
- a CDS encoding ApbE-like lipoprotein, with protein MYFRLFIWILVSGLGLTGCSQHNPLYEEGFYVFGTLVNVSIWGVPTEQARQAVDTIAHDFQSMHHRWHAWEPGPLVDLNKAIAAGQVWTVEDNSLIFLIKQSQLFSQQSEGLFNPAVGQLIRLWGFHRNEFPDDTPLPQSTTLATLIEQAPSMADIQIKGNQVSSRNRAVQLDFGAIAKGYAIDLGIKKLQQQGIHNAIINAGGNLKVMGKKGTEPWRIGIRDPSGQGVLAAVLVSGEESVVTSGNYERFREHKGVHYSHIIDPRNGMPVRGITSVTVIDPSGTRADAAATALTVAGLSDWHRIAQQMGIKYVMVVDESATVYMNPAMAKRIQFQTQQPPKVVLTDPL; from the coding sequence ATGTACTTTCGCCTCTTTATTTGGATTTTAGTGAGTGGATTAGGTTTGACTGGCTGTAGTCAACACAACCCATTGTATGAAGAAGGATTCTATGTTTTTGGCACCCTTGTCAATGTCAGTATTTGGGGAGTTCCAACGGAACAAGCGAGGCAAGCGGTCGATACAATTGCACATGACTTTCAAAGTATGCACCATCGTTGGCATGCGTGGGAGCCAGGACCTTTAGTTGATCTTAATAAAGCCATAGCCGCTGGCCAAGTTTGGACCGTTGAGGACAACTCGTTAATATTTTTAATTAAACAATCGCAATTGTTTTCTCAGCAAAGTGAAGGATTATTTAATCCGGCAGTTGGGCAATTAATTCGATTGTGGGGATTTCACCGTAACGAGTTTCCTGACGATACTCCTCTTCCCCAATCAACCACCCTGGCTACTTTAATCGAACAAGCACCGAGTATGGCTGATATTCAGATAAAAGGTAATCAGGTTTCTTCACGTAACCGAGCAGTACAACTTGATTTTGGTGCCATTGCTAAAGGTTACGCTATTGATTTAGGCATTAAAAAATTACAACAGCAAGGTATCCACAATGCGATTATTAATGCCGGTGGCAATTTAAAAGTCATGGGGAAAAAAGGCACTGAGCCCTGGCGAATCGGTATTCGTGATCCCAGTGGTCAAGGGGTGTTAGCCGCTGTTCTGGTGAGTGGAGAAGAAAGTGTAGTCACTTCCGGAAATTATGAGCGTTTTCGAGAACATAAGGGAGTACATTATTCCCATATCATTGATCCACGTAATGGTATGCCAGTCCGAGGTATCACATCTGTAACGGTAATTGATCCGAGTGGCACCCGTGCTGACGCTGCAGCCACCGCATTGACTGTAGCGGGTTTATCCGATTGGCATCGAATTGCCCAACAAATGGGAATTAAATATGTCATGGTAGTCGATGAATCAGCAACGGTTTATATGAATCCCGCTATGGCCAAACGCATCCAATTTCAAACTCAGCAACCGCCTAAAGTGGTATTAACTGATCCGTTGTAA